The genomic region ACGTCCCGTTCATCATAAATAAAGGGGCCGAATGGTTCTCATCGATCGGTACAAAAGGGAGCAAGGGCACAAAGATATTCTCGCTCGTCGGAAAGATAAATAACACAGGACTCGTTGAAGTGCCCATGGGGATGAGCCTTCGCAAGATAATATTCGAGATAGGCGGCGGAATTCCGGGCGGTAAGAAGTTCAAGGCGGTGCAGACAGGCGGTCCGTCGGGCGGATGTATCCCCGAGGCGCAACTCGATCTGCCGGTTGATTTTGACGAACTCTCAAAGGTTGGCTCAATGATGGGTTCCGGCGGCATGATAGTGATGGACGAAGATAACTGCATGGTGGAGGTCGCCCGCTATTTCACGGACTTCCTTGTTGATGAATCTTGCGGTAAATGCGTTCCGTGCCGCGAAGGTCTAAGACAGCTTTCAAGGATACTGAACCGTATCTGTGAAGGGAACGGCAGGGAAGAAGACCTTAACATGATAGAACAGCTTGCGGAGACCATCACGGACGCTTCCATCTGCGCATTGGGCGGAACGGCGGCGAACCCGGTCATGAGCACACTAAAATATTTCCGTCATGAGTACGAGGCGCACATTAAAGATAAGAAATGCCCGGCAAGGGTCTGCAAAAAGCTCATCACATACAGGGTGATCGAAGAGAACTGCACCGGCTGTACTCGCTGTGCGAGGGTATGTCCGGAGAAATGTATAAGCGGCAAGGCTAAAGAGGTCCATTTTATCGACGAGAAGAAGTGTATAAGGTGCGGCTTATGTCTCGATTCATGCAAGTTCAAGGCGATCGGGGTGAAATAACCGCTTAAATTATGGAAAATCTAATAACTATAAATATCGACGGTAAGGATGTTAAGGCGGAAAAAGGGAGCAACCTTCTTCCTGTTTTAAGTAAAATGGGGATATTCATCCCGACCCTCTGCACGCACGATCAGATAAAGCCTTACGGAGTTTGCAGGCTTTGCATAGTCGAGTGGGTAAGGGGAGAAGGCTGGACGAAGATTGTGACCTCCTGCAATTTTCCCGTGAAGGACGGCCAGAAGTTCCTGACCAATTCCGAAAAGGTCCGCCGCGAACGCCAGATGATAATGGAGCTGATACTTGCCCGTTCGTCGAACGTGCCAGAGGTGGTGGAGCTTGCCAAAAGGCTCGGCGTTACGGAACCCAGATTCCCAAAGGATGAAGAAGGATGCATACTCTGCGGCCTCTGCATCAAGGCGTGCGAAGAGGTGGTGGGCGTCTCTGCAATAGGTTTTCAGAGCAGAGGCCCCAATAGAAGCGTCGTTTCTCCGTTCGACGATGAGGCTCACCGCTGTATTGGCTGCGGCTCATGTGTCTATGTCTGTCCCACTAATTATATAAAGATGGAAGAGAAGGACCACGTTAGAAAGATACCCCTCTGGCATGTTGAGTTCAAGATGCAGAAGTGCAAGACCTGCGGACAGGATATCGCCCCCGAAAAACAGTTAAGATATATCAGAAGAAAAGCGGACCTTCCCGAGAACTTCTTTGATAACTGCCTTAACTGCAGGCCTTGATTTGTTTTGAGTAGCGCTCTTATTTTCAGCAGGTCTTTATTGTAAATTCCGCCACGAAAATCAGGGAAACACCACGGGAACGGCTGGAACGATCCTTTCTGATAGTCTATTATCATATAGGCATAGCATTCGTCGGTCAGCGCTATCTTGTGGCCTCCAAATTTTCCGGAAGCAAGGACCAATTTACAGTGATCGATATATCCGGCGTCTATATTGACCTTCGGCTTTAATCCCCGCCTTGCCATTATGGCTTTCACATGTTATATCCCGTGCAATGGATTTCTCTCATCTTTTGATATCCGGAAAGATCATCGTTTTTGATGGGGCGATGGGCACGGCCTTAGCTTCGCCAAGGAATGACAAATGTCCAAATGCCAATGAACGAACAAACTGCAATGAAGAGCTGAATCTAACCCATCCCGAAATTGTAAAAAGTGTTCACCTTGATTTTCTGAACGCGGGGGCACGGGTCATTGAAACAAACACCTTTGGCGCTAACCGCCTGGTGCTCGCCGAATACGGCCTAGAAGACAAGGTGAGCGAGATAAATCTGGCGGCGGCCAATATCGCCAGAGCAGCAATTAACGAGTCACTAATCACGAATAACGAGTCACGTTTTGTCTCCGGTTCCGTCGGTCCTACAAGTAAACTTCCGACCCTTGGCCATATTTCGTTCGATGAGATGGTAGTGATCTATAAAGAGCAGATATCGGCCCTTATTGAAGGCGGAGTTGACCTTCTGCAGATCGAAACCTGTCAGGATATCCTGCAGGCGAAAGCGGCGATCATCGCATGCAAAGAAGTAATAAGTCGATCTGTCATTAATGCCCATGATGACGTGCGAAATAAAATCCCGATTATCGTCACGCTTACCATCGAATCATCCGGCACCACGCTCCTGGGCACCGAAGTCGGAGCGGCCCTTGCCGCGCTCGAACCGCTTGGCATTTCAGCCT from Deltaproteobacteria bacterium CG11_big_fil_rev_8_21_14_0_20_49_13 harbors:
- a CDS encoding (2Fe-2S)-binding protein, coding for MENLITINIDGKDVKAEKGSNLLPVLSKMGIFIPTLCTHDQIKPYGVCRLCIVEWVRGEGWTKIVTSCNFPVKDGQKFLTNSEKVRRERQMIMELILARSSNVPEVVELAKRLGVTEPRFPKDEEGCILCGLCIKACEEVVGVSAIGFQSRGPNRSVVSPFDDEAHRCIGCGSCVYVCPTNYIKMEEKDHVRKIPLWHVEFKMQKCKTCGQDIAPEKQLRYIRRKADLPENFFDNCLNCRP